The segment TTAAAGCTAACTTATCCACTTAGCCGACTACGCACTCGATTTATAATTTATACTAACCCTTCAGTGCACTTACGTTCATCTACTATGTAATGATTCCAGCACACCAAAAACCTTTGGTTACTTAAATATGCTCTGTTTAGTTAAGTTTCATACATTGATACCGCTCATTTTGCCCTCCGAGTCCAAAGCCTCAATCATCCAGAGTGTAAATAATTAAAATATCTCACACTCATGATTTGCAGTTTATTATTTATCACTATAGTAGATTAGTGAGTTAGATTTACTCATTGGATAATGAGATAACAGCTAATGTACCGGCTATTATATTAGCGAATTATTTTTATGCAGTAATTATATTAATAGCCCACAACTAAAGAACACATCATACTTAATTTAATTTAAAGTTTATCTGGGCAAAGTGATAAGATTAAAATTTTTATAAACAAGTAAAAGGTTATATGTGATAATTACAAAATTGTAAGATGTGTTCTTGGTTGTATATGGTTAGTAAAATACAAATTAGAAGTCAGTTTGATTTAATGAATGAGCTAACATTATTGTTAGTAGAAGAGCTAAAAGCTTGTGAGTACTCGAAGGCTGAATATTATCAGTTGCCTAATATTAGTAGCGCTGATGAAAGCATTGTTCCAGAGTCTATTATCACTAATAGGATTTCGGGTGATTTAGCACATAAATCTATCCTTAATTCATTCACTGATATTTATAAAAAAGATGGTTTAAGTAGTCGTGTTTTAAAGCGCCACCCTGGTTTACTTGTAATTAAAAATGCAGATAAAGAATCGCTTAATAATCGAATAGCTCAGGTGAATAAGGCTAAGGCTGATTTTAAAGCTTGTATTGTCGCGATAGATAATAACGATGCTCGTTTTGAAGCAGTACACAATGCAATGCCTAATTTAATTACTTTAGCTGCCTACAGAAAAATACATTCTGAGAGTGATTCGCCTTTTTCAGTTCGTTTTACGTGGATGCATAAGCACGCAACAAAAACACTCACAAAAAAAATGGCTTTAGAGATGCTTGATAAATCGGCCGGTTACAGAAACCCCAGAATGATTGATCAACAAAAATGGCAATCATTAGTTGCACAAGAACAAATGCGTGTAGCTAGTTTAGGTGAAAAAGAAAAATTAAGGATTAGACGCCCTACCCGTGTAAGCCCTCAAGTAAATGTTAGATACACAGCTCAAAATCGTTACCACGTTAGTGCTGCATTACCCTTTATTTTGATAAACCCAGAACCAGATGTAAAGCTTGGTATTTTACCTGATTATCAAAAGCCAGATGCTCACCCACGTAAGCGAGAGTATGATTTTTTAGTCGATAGGTTATATTTAGAGCAAGTAGACAAATAATGATTATGTTAAAAAGGCCACTTTATGTGGCCTTTTTGGTTTGGTGTTTAATTGTTTAAAATAAACCTTTTTATTTTTCTACTATTTCTTCAATTTTATCTTCATCAATTAAAACTGCATTCTCAACGATACGTTTACCGCCTTGAATTTCTATGCGTTTATTGTGTTTGTTTAATGTAAGTATCTCGTCGCAAAACTGATCCGATGGATGCATTTCATATGTGTAGTCGATAATATTTCCGGTTTTATCGTCTTTTACATTTGTGATGCTGTATTCAGATATAGCCCCTTTTTCGATCAAATCTTTCATTGTCGTAGTCATATCACGACGTAATGCCTTTAATTTATTCTCAGTAATATCATCGGTAGAATAAATAGAGCCATATTTTTCCATAATAGAAAGTAATCTAAAATGATACGTTTTACCTGGCGCCGCATATCGCCAAAGATGATACAAACGTAACATCATCCAACGTGATAAGCCGCGTTTTAATTCTTGGGCACTATTAAAATAATATCCTTTGTATTCAAGGTTATCAATCATGTTATGAACAAAGGCATTTAAACATGCAACACATTTAACATTGCCACCTTGACCTTTTTTACCACTAAA is part of the Pseudoalteromonas carrageenovora IAM 12662 genome and harbors:
- a CDS encoding DNA replication terminus site-binding protein, with translation MVSKIQIRSQFDLMNELTLLLVEELKACEYSKAEYYQLPNISSADESIVPESIITNRISGDLAHKSILNSFTDIYKKDGLSSRVLKRHPGLLVIKNADKESLNNRIAQVNKAKADFKACIVAIDNNDARFEAVHNAMPNLITLAAYRKIHSESDSPFSVRFTWMHKHATKTLTKKMALEMLDKSAGYRNPRMIDQQKWQSLVAQEQMRVASLGEKEKLRIRRPTRVSPQVNVRYTAQNRYHVSAALPFILINPEPDVKLGILPDYQKPDAHPRKREYDFLVDRLYLEQVDK